One Hippocampus zosterae strain Florida chromosome 4, ASM2543408v3, whole genome shotgun sequence genomic window carries:
- the znf821 gene encoding zinc finger protein 821 isoform X5: MTAKRAPCRLQGAGVKEEHEEGSDHSTNFVCPLCTLDFSSPEKLISHVYQHTSMMSSTKSYVCPVCGRALSSPGSLGRHLLIHSEDRLSNCAVCGAHFTDTDNFNREKLKDVLDMTRVEVPGGSDTCPLTHSLSSTPMASPGPGPHSCHGPSLSPSSCQGPQSCQVHDPSSSLCQANQACHMSGPCQGPASQGASFPSLPDSLLSEGPSLASIPDALTSSSSGLPPIPDILSPMPVYPAGVLLVCNSCVAYQQLVESQSPVRKWALRRKNEPLESRLHRLERERTAKKNKRACETDEERELRRLRDREAKRMQRMQESEEQRARRLQRDRDAMRLKRANETPEKRQARLVREREAKRIKRRLEKIDPALRTQIEHDPAAMAALTADMNLFQFPCPVPVPSMGNGLFMKLP, from the exons GAGCACGAAGAAGGCTCAGACCACAGCACAAACTTTGTATGTCCACTGTGCACGCTGGACTTCAGCAGCCCAGAGAAGCTCATCTCCCATGTCTACCAG CACACAAGCATGATGAGCAGCACCAAGAGCTACGTGTGTCCAGTCTGTGGGCGAGCGCTGAGTTCACCCGGCTCGCTCGGACGCCATCTTCTCATCCACTCAGAGGACCGTCTCTCAAACTGTGCCGTGTGCGGCGCACACTTCACCGACACCGACAACTTCAACAG GGAGAAGCTCAAGGATGTCCTGGACATGACCAGGGTGGAGGTCCCCGGCGGAAGTGACACTTGTCCCCTGACCCACTCGCTTTCCAGCACTCCCATGGCCAGTCCAGGACCGGGGCCTCATTCCTGTCATGGGCCCAGCCTCAGTCCCAGTTCCTGCCAGGGCCCTCAGTCATGTCAAGTCCACGACCCCAGCAGCAGCCTATGTCAAGCCAATCAAGCATGCCACATGTCCGGACCGTGTCAAGGACCCGCGAGCCAAGGAGCCTCGTTTCCCTCGCTACCCGACAGTTTGTTATCCGAAGGGCCGTCGCTGGCGTCCATCCCTGATGCCctcacttcctcctcctcaggtCTTCCTCCTATCCCAGACATCCTGAGTCCGATGCCCGTGTATCCGGCCGGGGTGCTCCTGGTGTGCAACAGTTGCGTGGCCTACCAGCAGCTGGTGGAGTCCCAGTCCCCCGTGCGAAAATGGGCCTTGCGCCGCAAAAACGAGCCCCTGGAGTCTCGCCTGCACCGGCTGGAGCGTGAGCGCACGGCCAAGAAGAACAAGCGCGCTTGCGAAACAGACGAGGAGCGCGAGCTGCGGCGCCTGCGAGATCGCGAGGCCAAGCGCATGCAGAGGATGCAGGAGTCGGAGGAGCAGCGGGCGCGCCGCCTGCAGCGGGACCGCGACGCCATGCGCCTCAAGAGGGCCAACGAGACGCCTGAGAAACGGCAGGCTAGGCTCGTCCGCGAGCGCGAGGCTAAGAGGATCAAGCGCCGGCTGGAAAAGATCGACCCCGCCCTCAGGACGCAGATCGAGCACGATCCGGCCGCCATGGCCGCACTCACGGCCGACATGAATCTTTTTCAGTTCCCCTGCCCCGTGCCCGTCCCTTCCATGGGCAATGGACTCTTCATGAAGCTGCCCTAA